In Canis lupus dingo isolate Sandy chromosome 32, ASM325472v2, whole genome shotgun sequence, the following are encoded in one genomic region:
- the NAA11 gene encoding N-alpha-acetyltransferase 11 isoform X1, which yields MNIRNARPDDLVNMQHCNLLCLPENYQMKYYFYHGLSWPQLSYIAEDEDGKVVGYVLAKMEEDPDDVPHGHITSLAVKRSHRRLGLAQKLMDQASRAMIENFSAKYVSLHVRKSNRAALHLYSNTLRFQVSEVEPKYYADGEDAYAMKRDLSQMADELRRQLELKKCGGVVLGSRGNQETQGNTLPSSQEDGREENPAADSSGSDSKEPSESTEGTDVQNSSEDSDSTS from the coding sequence ATGAACATCCGCAATGCTCGGCCAGACGACCTGGTTAACATGCAGCACTGCAACCTCCTTTGCCTGCCGGAGAACTACCAGATGAAGTACTACTTCTACCACGGCCTGTCCTGGCCCCAGCTTTCTTACATCGCCGAGGACGAGGACGGGAAGGTCGTGGGCTACGTCCTGGCCAAAATGGAGGAGGACCCAGACGACGTCCCCCATGGACACATCACCTCACTGGCCGTGAAGCGTTCACACCGTCGCCTCGGCCTGGCCCAGAAGCTGATGGACCAGGCCTCCCGGGCCATGATCGAGAACTTCAGTGCCAAGTACGTGTCCCTGCACGTCAGGAAGAGTAACCGAGCAGCCTTGCACCTGTATTCCAACACCCTCCGCTTTCAGGTTAGTGAGGTGGAGCCCAAATACTATGCAGACGGGGAAGACGCTTACGCTATGAAGCGAGATCTCTCGCAGATGGCAGATGAGCtgagaaggcagctggagctgaaGAAGTGCGGGGGTGTGGTGTTGGGCTCCCGGGGAAACCAGGAAACGCAGGGAAACACGCTTCCTAGCTCCCAAGAGGATGGTCGGGAGGAGAACCCCGCCGCTGACAGTAGTGGCAGCGACAGCAAGGAGCCCAGCGAGTCCACGGAGGGCACCGATGTCCAGAACAGCTCAGAAGATTCAGATTCCACCTCCTAG